A region of Oceanicoccus sp. KOV_DT_Chl DNA encodes the following proteins:
- a CDS encoding pirin family protein, which translates to MRIIQQVIAARPAQDGDGVKIHRLAGKPLQVILNPFLMIDEINSEDAVDYIGGFPEHPHRGFETITYMKAGRMRHRDHMGNEGVVGAGDVQWMTAGAGVLHSEMPEQEQGLLHGFQLWLNLPAAEKMKPAAYQEISSTSIPEQQLPAGGLVRVIAGDITIGQSELKGVLSARTTQPILADVSLTANEKVELHFSADQAALVYLYQGATDVLKLRQLGVYSTGDTLALAAGLEGAELLVLSGKPLSDPVAQYGPFVMNTMEQIEQAIADFNNQQLVSES; encoded by the coding sequence ATGAGAATAATACAGCAAGTGATAGCGGCGCGGCCAGCTCAGGATGGCGATGGGGTTAAAATTCATCGTCTGGCTGGTAAGCCGTTGCAGGTAATATTGAATCCTTTTTTAATGATTGATGAAATTAATAGTGAGGACGCCGTTGATTATATTGGCGGGTTTCCTGAACATCCTCACCGCGGTTTTGAGACGATTACTTATATGAAGGCGGGTCGAATGCGCCACCGTGATCACATGGGTAACGAGGGTGTTGTTGGTGCTGGTGATGTACAGTGGATGACAGCGGGAGCCGGTGTACTTCATTCCGAAATGCCTGAGCAAGAACAGGGATTGCTCCACGGTTTTCAGCTGTGGCTAAATTTGCCGGCGGCAGAAAAAATGAAGCCGGCAGCATATCAGGAGATTAGTTCTACCAGTATTCCTGAACAACAATTGCCTGCTGGTGGTTTGGTGCGGGTGATTGCCGGTGATATAACTATCGGTCAGAGTGAGTTAAAAGGTGTTTTATCAGCGCGCACAACTCAGCCAATTTTAGCTGATGTGAGTTTGACTGCTAACGAAAAAGTTGAGTTACACTTCAGTGCGGACCAAGCGGCACTGGTTTATCTCTATCAAGGGGCAACGGATGTGCTGAAGCTTCGTCAATTAGGGGTTTACTCCACGGGAGATACGCTTGCATTGGCTGCTGGGTTAGAAGGCGCAGAGCTATTGGTCCTTAGTGGCAAGCCGCTGTCAGACCCCGTCGCCCAATATGGGCCCTTTGTGATGAACACAATGGAGCAGATTGAGCAGGCGATTGCTGACTTTAATAACCAGCAGCTGGTTAGTGAGTCTTGA
- a CDS encoding ATP-binding cassette domain-containing protein produces the protein MIIHFQQVWAAYRTDPILRDINWKWQDDQQWAILGGNGAGKSAIAHLMTDQLRPQRGEILRQPTIDPEHDILHLSFELQQKLIEHDIRFDDSETRDDAFDVGTTVKQIVLQKQIETSRFTEIAKQCHIEHILDRGIRFVSTGESRKALLARALLNPPKVLILDNPFEGLDKQSQQELHNLIDTLLLSPIKVLLLIKQSDEIPDNISHVMHLQQGNIMALGERQTVLAAASQQQHQLVIADLPVAMERRYAVDKAQPLIALNHVNVSYKEQAILTDINWTLNWGQHCCIAGPNGAGKSTLLSLLSGDNHKAYGQDIQLFGNTRGSGESIWELKEKFGVVNTQLQLNHVGRTRVAEVIASGLYDSVGLYHQCSGKDRKIALDWLKVMGLEDIATQFFNRLSFGQQRLAMLARAMVKSPLVLVLDEPCIGLDEEHRQLILALIDKIADRGECHILYVSHSANEMPSCINQQLLLQPHPDGGFTAKVS, from the coding sequence ATGATTATACACTTTCAACAAGTCTGGGCAGCTTACCGCACCGACCCCATCCTCAGAGACATCAACTGGAAATGGCAAGATGACCAGCAATGGGCAATTCTTGGTGGCAATGGCGCCGGCAAAAGCGCCATTGCCCACTTAATGACCGATCAGTTGCGACCGCAGCGCGGCGAAATACTGCGCCAACCAACAATCGATCCCGAACATGATATTCTGCATTTAAGTTTTGAATTACAGCAAAAATTAATCGAACATGATATCCGCTTTGATGACAGCGAAACACGTGACGATGCGTTTGATGTAGGCACAACGGTTAAACAAATCGTCTTGCAGAAACAGATTGAAACCTCCCGCTTTACTGAAATAGCCAAACAGTGTCATATCGAACATATTCTTGATCGTGGCATTCGTTTTGTCTCAACAGGTGAAAGCCGCAAAGCACTACTGGCCAGAGCTTTGCTCAATCCACCTAAAGTGTTGATTCTCGATAATCCATTCGAGGGTTTAGACAAACAATCCCAACAAGAATTACACAATTTAATCGACACATTATTACTCAGCCCCATCAAAGTATTACTGCTGATTAAGCAAAGCGATGAAATTCCCGACAACATAAGTCATGTTATGCATTTACAGCAAGGCAACATTATGGCGCTAGGTGAACGACAAACTGTATTAGCCGCAGCATCGCAACAACAGCACCAACTAGTCATTGCCGATCTGCCGGTTGCCATGGAGCGGCGCTACGCGGTTGATAAAGCGCAACCGCTAATCGCCCTCAATCACGTCAACGTCAGCTATAAAGAACAAGCCATATTAACGGATATCAATTGGACACTAAATTGGGGCCAGCACTGCTGTATCGCCGGCCCTAACGGCGCCGGCAAGTCGACACTACTAAGCCTGCTTAGCGGCGATAACCACAAAGCTTACGGACAAGATATCCAGCTATTTGGAAACACCCGTGGCAGCGGTGAAAGTATTTGGGAGCTCAAAGAAAAATTCGGGGTAGTCAATACTCAATTGCAGCTTAATCATGTTGGCCGCACCCGGGTCGCTGAAGTCATTGCCTCAGGTTTATATGACAGCGTAGGGCTTTATCACCAATGCAGCGGCAAAGATCGAAAGATTGCTCTGGATTGGCTCAAAGTCATGGGACTGGAAGATATTGCCACACAATTTTTTAATCGACTGTCCTTTGGCCAGCAACGACTGGCGATGCTAGCCAGGGCGATGGTGAAGTCACCACTGGTGCTGGTACTGGATGAACCCTGCATTGGTTTAGACGAAGAGCATCGGCAACTCATCCTGGCACTTATTGATAAAATTGCCGACCGAGGCGAATGCCATATTCTGTATGTGAGTCATAGCGCCAACGAAATGCCCAGCTGCATTAACCAGCAACTATTGCTGCAACCCCACCCGGATGGAGGCTTTACTGCTAAAGTTAGTTAG
- a CDS encoding CoA pyrophosphatase — protein sequence MLIKTTTQVRHRLEGFRPKKKWYRRFVNRSAVALILRQVDTGIEVLMIKRSEREGDRWSGHMAFPGGRTEQDDDHTLHTAHRETWEEIGLDMKQHTKFLGRLSDLRTHALRGRQRMVITPYVFSIDKVPELNINYEVAEVIWLPLNFLAAKENRQSMKWQLKMMSVNLPCYHYRERLIWGLSLSMLDELVDLLVSAHK from the coding sequence ATGCTGATTAAGACTACTACTCAGGTGCGGCACCGTTTGGAGGGTTTTCGTCCGAAAAAAAAATGGTATCGGCGTTTTGTTAATCGTTCGGCCGTCGCGCTGATTCTTCGTCAGGTAGACACTGGAATCGAGGTACTAATGATTAAGCGGTCAGAGCGTGAGGGGGATCGTTGGTCTGGTCATATGGCGTTTCCTGGTGGTCGTACAGAACAGGATGATGATCATACGTTGCATACTGCCCATCGCGAAACCTGGGAGGAGATTGGCCTGGATATGAAGCAGCACACGAAATTTCTTGGGCGGTTGTCTGATTTGAGGACGCACGCGCTACGTGGGCGACAGCGGATGGTTATCACTCCCTATGTGTTTAGTATTGATAAAGTCCCTGAGCTGAATATTAATTATGAGGTGGCAGAAGTTATTTGGCTGCCGCTTAATTTTTTAGCGGCTAAAGAAAACCGCCAGTCGATGAAGTGGCAATTAAAAATGATGTCGGTGAATCTGCCTTGCTACCATTATCGGGAGCGGTTGATTTGGGGTTTGTCGTTGTCAATGCTGGATGAACTGGTGGATTTATTGGTGTCAGCGCACAAGTAG
- a CDS encoding glutathione S-transferase family protein: MGLLQNGQWVDQWYDTSGSGGEFRRQDSRFRSWVTADGEAVAGAKSGFKAESGRYHLYVSLACPWAHRTLIFRQLKQLQEYIDVTVVDPVMLENGWELTDPLYGFNYLYQLYLKADTQYEGRVTVPVLWDKKTKTIVSNESAEIIRMFNSAFNHLTGNTADYYPAALCEEIDQVNERIYNAINNGVYRAGFATTQAAYEAAYHTLFDALDWVEQLLSRQRYLVGEHLTEADWRLFTTLIRFDAVYFGHFKTNRQLLADFPAISGYVRELYQVPGVAETVNLEHIKTHYYVSHQTINPTGVIPLGPLQDFTGEHDRKRFTAV, translated from the coding sequence ATGGGTTTATTACAAAATGGCCAGTGGGTTGATCAGTGGTACGACACCAGCGGTAGCGGCGGTGAATTTCGGCGTCAGGATAGCCGTTTTAGAAGTTGGGTTACGGCTGATGGTGAAGCTGTGGCTGGCGCGAAATCGGGCTTTAAAGCGGAGTCAGGGCGCTATCACTTATATGTTTCGCTGGCTTGCCCGTGGGCACACCGCACGCTTATTTTTCGACAACTGAAACAGCTGCAAGAGTATATTGATGTCACAGTGGTTGACCCTGTAATGCTTGAAAATGGTTGGGAGTTGACGGATCCGCTTTATGGTTTTAACTATCTCTATCAATTGTATTTGAAAGCAGATACTCAATATGAAGGGCGTGTAACCGTGCCTGTGTTATGGGATAAAAAAACCAAGACTATTGTCAGCAATGAATCAGCAGAAATCATTCGTATGTTCAATAGCGCGTTTAATCACTTGACCGGCAACACGGCGGATTATTATCCGGCGGCACTGTGCGAAGAAATAGATCAGGTTAACGAACGGATTTATAACGCTATTAATAATGGTGTTTATCGCGCGGGCTTCGCGACCACCCAAGCAGCCTATGAGGCGGCCTATCATACCTTATTTGATGCGTTAGATTGGGTGGAGCAGTTGTTGTCTCGACAGCGTTATTTAGTAGGTGAGCATTTAACAGAGGCCGATTGGCGTTTGTTTACTACCTTAATTCGATTTGATGCGGTGTACTTTGGCCATTTCAAAACTAATCGGCAGTTGCTGGCGGATTTCCCTGCAATAAGTGGTTATGTGAGGGAGTTATACCAGGTTCCCGGTGTGGCTGAAACGGTAAACTTGGAGCATATTAAAACCCATTACTACGTCAGCCATCAAACAATAAACCCAACCGGAGTGATTCCTCTAGGGCCCTTGCAAGATTTTACTGGCGAACATGATCGGAAACGGTTTACAGCAGTTTAA